One genomic region from Pseudoduganella dura encodes:
- a CDS encoding alkaline phosphatase family protein, giving the protein MLAGPVLRRLEPGRLVLWLVGSAPLDLTLVLAPGKGAPRRMRLDAGSCRVMHVGRHACVHLIDVALPEPLPQDTIVEYDLLVTQGDGSEAGIAHWAPHLLHAGATRPNMVLRSRSDNILFGSCRRPHHPSPDGLARADALLADYVERADERPAMLILCGDQIYADDVAGPTLAAIHALIRRLGLYAECLEGAVVADSEELYRHPASYYRREELLPAFNANDALRDRFFKGKKKPVFTTANAQNHLMTLAEMMAMYLLVWSPVPWRLVEDAPAPALAPEHAERWRRESEAMAGFCRGLPQAARLLAHVQTLMIFDDHDVTDDWNLSAKWETAAYGHPLSRRIVGNALIAYMLCQGWGNRPDVFETALDDMTALAATAGADAGAGAGADNRLDAPVQDALIRRLLSFRQWDFVVRTKPTVIVLDTRTRRWRNRRHPGHPSGLMDWEALTELQHELLDETAAVIVSAAPMFGVKLIEVVQRVAAFAGQALIVDAENWMAHRGAASSMINIFRHSRTPANYVVLSGDVHYSFAYDVEVRESDLTPHIWQITSSGIKNEFPRSLLQWLDRLNRWLYSPRSPLNWFTQRRDLAITPRLPDSRHSGERVWNGAGIGQVWLDAQGRPVRIVQHNADGRPSTRFLAPEQEASVAAAAEQPVRER; this is encoded by the coding sequence GTGCTTGCCGGTCCTGTCCTGCGCCGCCTCGAACCGGGCCGCCTGGTGCTATGGCTGGTCGGCAGCGCGCCGCTCGACCTGACCCTCGTGCTGGCGCCCGGGAAAGGCGCGCCCCGGCGCATGCGCCTGGACGCGGGCAGCTGTCGCGTCATGCATGTGGGCCGCCACGCCTGCGTGCACCTGATCGATGTCGCGCTGCCCGAGCCGCTGCCGCAAGACACGATCGTCGAGTACGACCTGCTCGTCACGCAGGGCGATGGCAGCGAGGCCGGCATCGCGCATTGGGCGCCGCACCTGCTGCATGCCGGCGCGACGCGGCCGAACATGGTGCTGCGCAGCCGCAGCGACAATATCCTGTTCGGCTCGTGCCGCAGGCCGCATCATCCGTCGCCTGACGGCCTGGCACGCGCCGATGCCCTGTTGGCCGACTACGTCGAACGGGCCGACGAGCGGCCCGCCATGCTCATCCTGTGCGGCGACCAGATATATGCCGACGATGTGGCGGGCCCCACGCTGGCGGCGATCCATGCGCTGATCCGGCGCCTGGGCCTGTATGCCGAATGCCTGGAAGGCGCCGTGGTCGCCGACAGCGAGGAGCTGTACCGCCATCCGGCCAGTTACTACCGGCGCGAAGAGCTGCTGCCCGCGTTCAATGCCAACGACGCGCTGCGCGACCGCTTTTTCAAAGGCAAGAAAAAGCCGGTCTTCACCACGGCCAATGCGCAAAACCACCTGATGACACTGGCCGAGATGATGGCCATGTACCTGCTGGTCTGGTCGCCGGTACCATGGCGGCTGGTAGAAGATGCGCCAGCGCCGGCGCTGGCTCCCGAACATGCGGAACGCTGGCGGCGCGAGTCGGAGGCGATGGCGGGCTTTTGCCGCGGCCTGCCGCAGGCCGCGCGGCTGCTGGCGCACGTGCAGACCCTGATGATCTTCGACGACCACGACGTCACCGACGACTGGAACCTGTCGGCCAAGTGGGAAACCGCCGCCTACGGGCACCCGCTCTCGCGCCGCATCGTGGGCAATGCGCTGATCGCCTACATGCTGTGCCAGGGCTGGGGCAACCGTCCCGATGTGTTCGAGACGGCGCTGGACGATATGACGGCGCTGGCCGCCACGGCCGGTGCCGATGCCGGTGCCGGTGCGGGTGCCGACAATCGGCTCGATGCGCCGGTCCAGGACGCGCTGATCCGGCGCCTGCTGTCGTTCCGCCAGTGGGATTTCGTCGTACGGACCAAGCCCACGGTCATCGTGCTCGATACCCGCACCCGGCGCTGGCGCAACCGGCGCCATCCCGGCCATCCGTCGGGCCTGATGGATTGGGAAGCGCTGACCGAGCTGCAACATGAGCTGCTGGACGAAACGGCCGCCGTCATCGTCTCGGCGGCGCCCATGTTCGGGGTCAAGCTGATCGAGGTGGTGCAAAGGGTTGCCGCCTTCGCCGGCCAGGCCCTGATCGTCGACGCCGAGAACTGGATGGCGCATCGCGGCGCGGCCAGCAGCATGATCAACATCTTTCGCCATTCGCGCACCCCGGCCAATTACGTGGTCCTGTCGGGCGATGTGCACTATTCGTTCGCCTACGATGTCGAGGTGCGCGAGTCGGACCTTACGCCGCATATCTGGCAAATCACCAGCAGCGGCATCAAGAACGAATTCCCGCGCAGCCTGCTCCAGTGGCTCGATCGCCTCAACCGCTGGCTGTATTCCCCGCGTTCGCCGCTGAACTGGTTCACGCAGCGCCGCGATCTCGCCATCACGCCGCGCCTGCCGGACTCGCGCCATAGTGGCGAGCGCGTCTGGAACGGCGCCGGCATCGGCCAGGTGTGGCTCGACGCGCAAGGGCGGCCGGTGCGCATCGTGCAGCACAATGCCGATGGCCGGCCGTCGACCCGGTTCCTGGCGCCGGAGCAGGAAGCATCCGTTGCGGCGGCTGCAGAGCAGCCTGTGAGGGAGCGCTGA
- a CDS encoding aminotransferase-like domain-containing protein, translated as MSQLRTIQDGHLPIWLPRLASDGGPRFLQIADALQAAVADGSLKPGDRLPPQRQLAARLHVDLTTITRAYDEARRRNLLEGRGARGTYVAAPKVELTSILDLSMNTPPPPDGVDFDDMLKQGLSQVLMRTDNALLMTYHLGGGSDSDRKAGARWLEPMFGHPDSRQLVVCPGAQAAIAALILALTEPGDVILAEPTSYPGLRAAATQFGRRIVAVEADRHGMVPGMLEEACRRHKPGLVYLNPTLQNPTAITMPECRRKELAGIAKRCNVRIVEDDPYWLLADAPPPPIATFAPEQVYYISTLSKCLTPGLRVAFVLIRNPDERERFLVALRSFALMVAPLTAALATQWILDGSADGLMEGVRNEARLRHRMARDILAGRYSGSGDGLHAWLELPAYWTSSQLARAADSEGIAVTPAEAFATDGGYVNAVRISLGSIRDRGHLQAGLQRLSRLLARRPESFTAAVV; from the coding sequence ATGTCCCAGTTGAGAACCATACAAGATGGCCATTTGCCAATCTGGTTGCCGCGATTGGCGAGCGATGGCGGGCCACGTTTTTTGCAGATTGCGGATGCGTTGCAGGCCGCGGTGGCAGACGGATCGCTGAAACCGGGCGACCGTCTGCCACCGCAGCGCCAGCTGGCGGCACGGCTGCACGTCGACCTGACGACGATCACGCGCGCCTACGACGAAGCCAGGCGCCGCAACCTGCTGGAGGGCCGTGGTGCGCGAGGCACTTACGTCGCCGCGCCGAAAGTCGAATTGACGTCGATCCTCGACCTGAGCATGAATACCCCGCCACCGCCGGATGGCGTGGACTTCGACGACATGCTGAAACAAGGTTTGTCCCAAGTACTGATGAGGACAGACAATGCATTGCTGATGACTTACCACCTGGGCGGGGGAAGCGACTCCGACCGCAAGGCTGGTGCCAGGTGGCTCGAACCGATGTTCGGACACCCGGATTCCCGGCAGCTTGTCGTCTGCCCGGGTGCCCAGGCGGCGATCGCCGCATTGATCCTTGCGCTGACCGAGCCTGGCGATGTCATCCTGGCAGAGCCGACGAGTTATCCGGGCTTGCGTGCCGCGGCGACCCAGTTCGGCCGGCGCATCGTTGCGGTGGAAGCGGACAGGCACGGGATGGTGCCCGGGATGCTCGAGGAAGCATGCCGCCGGCACAAACCCGGGCTGGTCTACCTCAATCCGACATTACAGAACCCGACCGCCATCACCATGCCGGAATGCCGGCGCAAGGAGCTGGCCGGCATCGCGAAGCGCTGCAATGTACGCATCGTCGAGGACGATCCCTACTGGCTCCTTGCCGATGCCCCGCCACCACCCATTGCCACGTTTGCCCCGGAGCAGGTGTACTACATCTCGACCCTGTCGAAATGCCTGACACCCGGCTTGCGCGTCGCCTTCGTGCTCATACGCAACCCTGACGAACGCGAGCGCTTCCTGGTCGCGCTGAGATCGTTTGCGCTGATGGTCGCTCCCCTGACGGCCGCGCTGGCAACCCAGTGGATCCTCGACGGTTCGGCTGACGGATTGATGGAAGGCGTACGCAACGAGGCGCGCCTGCGCCACCGGATGGCCCGGGATATTCTGGCGGGGCGGTACAGCGGCTCCGGGGACGGCCTGCATGCATGGCTCGAGTTGCCGGCGTATTGGACCTCCTCGCAGCTTGCGCGTGCAGCCGACAGCGAGGGCATCGCGGTCACGCCGGCGGAGGCATTCGCAACAGACGGCGGATACGTGAATGCAGTCCGGATCTCCCTGGGCAGCATCAGGGACCGTGGACACCTGCAGGCGGGTCTTCAACGGCTGTCCCGTCTGCTCGCGCGGCGGCCCGAGTCGTTCACCGCTGCCGTGGTTTGA